Proteins from a genomic interval of Bacteroidota bacterium:
- the rlmB gene encoding 23S rRNA (guanosine(2251)-2'-O)-methyltransferase RlmB yields the protein MNKENIIYGLRPVIEAINSGQEIEKLFIQSGLRGELYFKLISLARKMAIPFQPVPISKLNRLTSKNHQGVVAYISPIIYQSVENLIPLIYEQGQTPLLLILDRITDVRNFGAIVRTAECAGVHAIVIPSKGSALIHADAIKTSAGALYKIPVCRSRDLYKTILFLRNSGVQIIAGTEKSDLFYHEPDYSNPTAIILGSESDGISEDFLRLADKKVKIPLFGEIESLNVSVAAGIIMYEAVKQRTLHA from the coding sequence ATGAACAAGGAAAACATAATTTACGGTCTCAGGCCTGTCATTGAGGCAATAAATTCCGGTCAGGAAATTGAGAAACTCTTTATCCAGTCCGGACTCAGGGGGGAACTCTATTTTAAGCTCATTTCATTGGCGAGAAAAATGGCCATACCATTCCAACCTGTGCCGATTTCAAAATTGAACCGGCTCACATCAAAAAATCATCAGGGTGTTGTCGCTTATATTTCTCCCATCATTTATCAATCTGTCGAAAACCTTATACCCTTAATTTATGAACAGGGTCAGACACCTTTGTTGCTGATCCTTGACAGGATTACCGATGTGAGAAACTTCGGCGCCATCGTCCGGACAGCTGAATGTGCTGGCGTACATGCCATTGTCATCCCATCTAAGGGTTCTGCTCTTATACATGCCGATGCTATTAAAACCTCTGCTGGCGCTCTATATAAAATTCCTGTATGCCGGAGCAGGGATTTGTATAAGACCATTCTGTTTCTTAGAAACAGCGGAGTTCAGATCATCGCTGGCACCGAAAAATCAGACCTCTTTTATCATGAACCGGATTATTCCAATCCTACAGCCATTATTCTGGGTTCTGAAAGTGATGGTATTTCAGAAGATTTTCTCCGGCTTGCTGATAAGAAAGTTAAAATACCGCTGTTCGGTGAAATAGAATCTCTCAAT
- a CDS encoding GWxTD domain-containing protein, with the protein MKKKIPFFCLVALTLAGCLTINKLGITNLASLYKSENNFAQIEYIPFHLSDFKSRLYYRLNLSGLTYRKMNVGSVPKIEFKISYELFNSFKNNMLIDSGSFCHTDSLGFGTETIFCSDFEVKTVYPDDFILHITLTDVNSKLAFGSLIELHKMSSNSQQNYLVLDEEGKVIFENYLSENQYFTIKCNTSDATRLHVRCYFREFPVSLPPFLTDDVTNFSYGCDSAFSIPLVNGETPIINLTKEAFYHFQLDTLSREGLTLFRFYDGFPDVIDPVQMMEPLRYITTKKEYDILRKNPNTKVAVDSFWISMYSDTDRARIMIQRYYSRVEEANHFFSSYQEGWRTDRGIIYIIFGSPNIVYRYTDIEKWIYGEEGNFMSITFIFVKVDNPFTGNDYMIEKSENYKEAWYMAVNNWRR; encoded by the coding sequence ATGAAAAAAAAGATCCCGTTTTTTTGCCTTGTCGCCCTGACTCTTGCAGGTTGTCTCACCATCAACAAGTTAGGTATCACAAACCTGGCTTCTCTGTATAAAAGTGAAAATAATTTCGCACAAATTGAATATATACCTTTTCATCTCTCTGATTTCAAAAGCAGGTTATATTACAGATTAAATTTGTCGGGACTGACCTATAGGAAAATGAACGTTGGCAGTGTCCCAAAAATAGAATTCAAAATCAGTTATGAATTGTTCAACTCATTCAAAAATAATATGTTGATAGATAGCGGTTCCTTCTGTCATACCGATTCCCTTGGTTTTGGAACAGAAACGATCTTCTGTTCGGATTTTGAAGTGAAAACCGTTTATCCCGATGACTTTATCTTACATATCACATTAACAGATGTGAATTCCAAACTGGCTTTCGGCTCGCTGATCGAACTGCATAAAATGTCAAGTAATTCACAACAGAACTATCTTGTACTGGATGAGGAAGGTAAAGTGATTTTTGAGAATTATTTAAGTGAAAATCAGTATTTCACAATAAAATGTAACACTTCTGATGCCACTCGACTTCATGTAAGGTGCTATTTCAGGGAATTTCCGGTTTCTTTACCGCCATTCCTGACAGATGATGTGACCAATTTTTCCTATGGCTGCGACAGTGCCTTCAGCATACCATTAGTGAATGGTGAAACCCCAATCATTAATCTCACAAAAGAGGCATTTTACCATTTTCAACTCGATACTCTGAGCCGTGAAGGCTTGACTCTCTTTCGTTTTTATGATGGATTCCCTGATGTCATTGACCCGGTGCAAATGATGGAACCCCTGCGTTACATTACGACAAAAAAAGAATATGATATCCTCCGGAAAAATCCAAACACTAAAGTAGCTGTTGATAGCTTCTGGATCAGCATGTATTCCGATACTGACCGGGCCAGGATCATGATACAAAGATATTATTCCCGTGTGGAAGAAGCTAACCATTTCTTTTCTTCCTATCAGGAAGGGTGGAGAACCGACAGAGGTATAATTTATATCATCTTTGGGTCACCCAATATCGTCTATCGTTATACTGACATTGAGAAATGGATCTATGGCGAGGAGGGTAATTTTATGTCAATTACTTTTATCTTTGTCAAAGTCGATAACCCCTTTACCGGAAATGACTATATGATTGAAAAATCCGAAAACTATAAGGAAGCCTGGTATATGGCGGTAAATAACTGGCGACGCTAA
- the rmuC gene encoding DNA recombination protein RmuC, translated as MQLLYILIGLTVGALFAWLILRSAHLIDKRNLEKHIAGLDKEKGILQNSLETTRNENSTLDGRITEARSQSQDLATRLARQEVEYKNLQEKLAEQKTEIENIQKKFKDEFENLATRIFEEKSKTFTEQNRNNLELILNPLKENIRLFEKKVEDTYQKGLKDQTDLKAELKNLHDLNIRISDDATNLTKALKGDVKKMGNWGEMVLEHVLERSGLRKGEEYEVQVSARTQEGELIRPDVIIHLPEKKHLIIDSKVSLLAYEASVNSEIPEEKEKFIRQHVDSIRNHVKLLSDKNYQSTDFFITPDFILLFLPMESAFSAAIEADNGLFNFAWEKKIVIVSPTTLLATLKTVESIWRQEKQTQNALEIAQQGGALYDKFVSFIEDMKRLGNQINTVSGTFEEAKKKLFSGKGNIVNRAQKLKELGAKTTKHLSGNLPAEEDSILSEIEE; from the coding sequence ATGCAGTTATTATATATCCTCATTGGCTTGACTGTCGGAGCCCTATTTGCCTGGCTGATTTTACGCAGTGCTCACCTCATCGACAAACGTAATCTTGAAAAGCACATCGCCGGACTGGATAAAGAAAAAGGTATACTTCAGAATTCTCTGGAAACAACCCGGAACGAAAACAGTACACTCGATGGCCGGATCACGGAAGCTCGTTCACAATCACAGGATCTGGCAACCCGCCTTGCTCGCCAGGAAGTTGAGTATAAGAACCTGCAGGAAAAATTGGCGGAACAAAAAACCGAAATAGAAAATATTCAGAAAAAATTTAAGGATGAATTTGAGAACCTGGCTACCAGGATTTTTGAAGAAAAATCCAAGACTTTCACGGAGCAAAACCGTAACAACCTTGAACTGATCCTTAATCCCTTAAAGGAAAATATCCGGTTGTTCGAGAAAAAGGTCGAGGATACCTATCAGAAAGGTCTTAAGGATCAAACTGACCTGAAGGCTGAATTGAAAAACCTTCATGATCTGAATATCCGGATCAGCGATGATGCTACAAACCTGACCAAAGCCCTGAAGGGTGATGTGAAAAAGATGGGTAACTGGGGAGAAATGGTACTTGAACATGTGCTTGAACGGTCAGGACTGCGGAAGGGGGAAGAGTATGAAGTGCAGGTGTCGGCCAGAACACAGGAAGGTGAACTGATCCGGCCTGATGTGATCATTCACCTGCCAGAGAAAAAACACCTGATTATTGATTCTAAGGTATCCCTTCTCGCTTATGAAGCCTCTGTCAATTCCGAAATCCCGGAGGAAAAAGAAAAATTCATCCGGCAGCATGTCGATTCCATCAGAAATCATGTTAAATTGTTGAGTGATAAGAATTACCAAAGTACCGATTTCTTTATTACACCCGATTTCATTCTGCTGTTTCTGCCGATGGAATCGGCATTCAGTGCTGCCATTGAGGCCGATAATGGATTGTTTAACTTCGCATGGGAGAAAAAAATTGTCATTGTCAGTCCTACCACCCTTCTTGCCACTCTTAAAACCGTGGAATCCATCTGGCGGCAGGAAAAACAAACCCAGAATGCCCTCGAAATAGCTCAACAGGGCGGAGCCCTGTATGATAAATTCGTTTCATTTATTGAGGATATGAAACGGCTCGGTAACCAGATTAATACAGTATCAGGTACATTTGAGGAAGCAAAGAAAAAATTGTTCTCGGGAAAAGGCAACATCGTTAACCGGGCTCAGAAACTGAAAGAACTCGGTGCGAAAACTACTAAACATCTGTCCGGCAACCTGCCGGCAGAGGAGGACAGTATCCTCAGTGAAATTGAAGAATGA
- the amrS gene encoding AmmeMemoRadiSam system radical SAM enzyme, with protein MKEASFYTHLEKDSVQCILCPHNCHINPGKRGSCHVRKNIGGKLFSENYGMVSAIHFDPIEKKPMYHFFPGRTIYSIGSLGCNLHCSFCQNSEISQSCIEEFSQIKDYSAIDHIRMAASNPDNIGIAYTYNEPIVWYEYMNEIALLAKEKQLKNVMVTNGFINVNPLQEIMPVIDAYSVDLKAFTNDFYRKITASRLEPVRNALKSIAMAGKHLEITNLIIPTLNDDEKVFGEMCKWIRNELGADTILHLSRYYPTYKMTIEGTPFATLQKLYAVAMRYLDYVYLGNVASTTGRDTACNRCGNPVIRRDGYWTSVSGLDKTGHCVKCGNKVAIME; from the coding sequence ACACTCACTTGGAAAAGGACTCAGTCCAATGCATCCTCTGCCCTCATAATTGCCATATCAACCCTGGTAAACGCGGAAGCTGCCATGTGAGAAAAAATATCGGAGGCAAACTCTTTTCAGAAAATTATGGTATGGTATCGGCCATACATTTTGACCCTATTGAGAAGAAGCCCATGTATCATTTTTTTCCTGGTAGAACTATTTACAGCATTGGCAGCCTGGGCTGCAACCTGCATTGTTCATTTTGCCAAAACTCAGAAATTTCCCAATCATGTATCGAGGAATTTTCCCAAATTAAGGATTATTCTGCAATTGACCACATACGAATGGCGGCATCAAATCCTGATAATATCGGCATCGCTTATACATATAATGAACCTATCGTCTGGTATGAATACATGAACGAAATAGCATTACTGGCGAAAGAAAAGCAGTTGAAAAATGTAATGGTTACAAATGGCTTCATAAATGTCAATCCTTTACAGGAAATCATGCCCGTTATAGATGCCTATAGTGTTGACCTTAAGGCTTTCACAAACGATTTTTACAGGAAAATAACCGCCTCCCGCCTCGAACCTGTCAGGAACGCGTTGAAATCCATTGCTATGGCAGGAAAGCATCTGGAGATTACCAATCTGATCATCCCTACCTTGAACGATGACGAAAAAGTTTTCGGCGAAATGTGCAAATGGATACGCAATGAGCTAGGGGCAGACACAATACTTCATCTTTCGAGGTATTACCCAACATATAAAATGACTATCGAAGGAACACCCTTTGCAACACTGCAGAAACTCTATGCTGTCGCAATGCGATACCTGGATTATGTGTATCTGGGTAATGTAGCCAGCACTACTGGCCGTGATACAGCTTGCAATAGGTGCGGAAATCCGGTCATCAGGCGCGACGGATACTGGACATCTGTGTCGGGACTTGATAAAACCGGCCACTGTGTCAAGTGCGGGAATAAAGTGGCAATCATGGAATGA